A segment of the Flavobacterium azooxidireducens genome:
GCATATCATTTAGTCGATAACGGTTGTGAGGTAAGTATTGTATTACCCAATAAGATTAGTAATTACATACGAACCTTAGAACAAAAAACAGTAACCGATAAGAGTTGTTCGCAAGCAATTGCACAATTTGGATTAGAGCGAAAATTAGATCGATGGACAAAGCCTAAAAGCATTTACAGGGAGCTACAACAGCTTACCCGTGAAAGAGAGCAAATTGTTCAAGAGAGGAGTAATATTAAAAACCAAATACATGCTGAAAGTGTAGAAGCTATGCCAAATGAACGAAGTCTTGATAGGATGAAAAAGAGAATAGTATTATTGAATTTACAAGAAAAAGAAATAAAAAAAGAAATCAACGAAATTACAAAAGCTGATCTTCAAGTGTCCAATATCATCAAAAGAGTTACATCAATACCTGGTGTTGGTGAATTAACCGCAGTGACAGTTTTAGCGGAAACAAACGGTTTTGAATTAATAAGAAACAAATCTCAGCTAACTAGTTATGCAGGACTGGATGTAAAAGAAAAGCAATCAGGAACCTCAGTAAAGGGGAAGCCAAGAATATCCAAGAAAGGAAATAGGTTTTTAAGAAAATCATTGCATTTACCAGCATTAAGTGCTGTAAAATGGGATGAAAATTTTAAAAGTGTTTACGCAAGATTAGTGTCTAAACACGGTATTAAAATGAAAGCTTTGGTAGCAGTTCAAAGAAAGTTACTCGAACTAATCTATATTTTATTCAAAAATGAAACAGTTTACGATAAAGAATATATAACAAAAAATAGCGTGCAAACACAAATGGTTTAAACACGCTATAGAGACTAGTTCAGAGACTGTCTTGAAAAACAAAACTAATAAAAATTTAGATTTTATTTTGGAAATCAACACAGAATCTATCGGGATGTAACGAAAAGCCCGACCCGTAGCTTGTCGGAGGGGCACGCCCTTAACATTAAAGCTATTATATTGCTTTTGTTCTAAATACAAAATTGAATATTCAATTTTCTAAGTATGCCTTTGTAATGGAATTATTTGGGATTGAAAGAGCTAATGTGTTTTTTTATGTAAACCCAATGACCACGTTTTAAACATGGTCATACATGTCGGGTTTACTAAATTGGAAGTAAGTTACTTATAGGGCTTCCAAAAAATGATTGTAATAAACTGTTTAAAGGGCAAACAGTTGTGTTTATCTAATTTGTTGGATTTCAAAGAAGGTTTTACCGATAAAGCCATTAATTTCTACTCCAGAAATAAAATTTTTAACAAAAATTTCTACAGTATTCCCTATAGCTAAATTAACTATACAGTTAATATTGCGTGATACCTCTCCCAAATTAGTGTGATTTCCAGATGTTTCTTGATATAAAACTCCGTTTACAAAAACACCAATAGCATATTGTTGCAAATTGGTTTGATCATTAGTATGAAATCCTGCATTGATTTGATAAAAACCAGCTTTAGTGGCTGTAAATGTTCCACCTGCAAATTCTGCACTAGTATCAAAAACTTCTGTAGAAAAATTAATTTTTTCCCAAGTACCCAGGGGAGCTGGTGCAGTTAAAACTTGATTTGAACCACCTAAGTTAACCCTTACCAATGATAAAGTATTTAGCGGATTTTGAACCCAAGTGCCGTTTCCAGCTGCATCACTTTGCAAAATATAATTAGCTGTAGCACCGTTTGTCATTTGAAGAGTTGTAGTGGTTGTATTACCTGCTATTGTTACACTGGTTCCGTTATCGGTTATAATACCGTCTAAAAGGGTAGTACCGTTCCATTTTGGTATAGCATTATTTGTGACAGAAGATACTTGAGGATCAATTTCTGTTACAGCCAACACACTTGGATTTACCCAAGATAATACACCCGCGGCATTAGTTTGCAGTAGTTGAGTATCTGCTCCACGAGCAACCGGAAATTGATAACCTGTTGTAGTAGGGTCACCAATTTGAAAGGTACTGTTGGTGCGTAAAATTCTGGTAGGAGCAAACTCACCATAAATCAAAGAAGTTGTTGGTGATGTATTTGAATTTGAAATGTATAATTTATTAGAACCTGTTTCTGCAAAACCTGCTTGATAGCCTAAGGCCACATTTCCTGATCCTGCTCCCACAGTTTGCAAAGCACTGTGACCCACAGCGGTATTATTGCTGGCGGTGGTGCTTGTTAAGGCGTTATAACCAATGGCGACATTTCTTGCAGTAGCTGCATTTTCATCTAATGCATTAGCTCCAACAGCGGTGTTTTGAGTTCCTGTTGAATAGGCACCGGCATTAAATCCAATAAAAGTTCCATCGGACGATGTTGCGGCAAAGCCTGCATCTCTACCAACCGCTGTATTACGTGAGCCTGTGGTATTATTATTTAACGATCCGGCACCCATCGCTGTATTGTTGATAGCAGTTGTGCCGCCTTGCGATGCATTCCAACCCACGGCGGTATTGCTGGCTCCTGAATTGCTAAACAAAGCATGATATCCAACAGCAGTAGAGTTATTTGAACTTGATGTTGTACCAAACATGGCTTCAAACCCAATTATGGTATTTTGACTTCCTGAGTTTCTTCCTAATGACCTTTCACCAATGGCAACATTTTGATTACCTGTTGTATTCATTTGATGGGCTTGAAAACCTAGGGACGTATTTGATGAACTAGTAGTGTTTTCTCCTGCTTGAAAACCTACAGCTGTATTACTTGTGCCAGTACTATTGCTTCTCAATGCTTGGAAACCAATTCCGGTATTATTGCTTGCTGTTGTATTTGATCGTAAGGCTTCAAAACCAATTCCTGTGTTGTTATTTCCAATAGAATTAGACCGCAAAGCTTCAAAACCTAAGGCCGAGTTGGCACTTCCTGTGTTTAAAGTAAGTGCACTGTTTCCAATTCCTGTGTTCTGAATTCCGGTAACATTTGTAGTTAATGCTGCGGTTCCTACGGCAACATTATTTGCTCCGGTATTAAGTACCAAGGCATTATTTCCAAAGGCAATACTGTTTGAAGTAGCACCGGCAGTCAAGGCTCCAACACCAAAAGAGGTACTGGTTGCAGATATTTTTCCCGCAGCAACATTATTTCTTCTAAAGGCTACATCTACATTATTTCCTGCACCTGTTCCCATAAAATTGACATTGTTAACAATATCGGTATTTCCTGTAATTTGCCAGCCTGAACCTCCTGTGGCTAATCTTATCCAAGGGCCTGTAGCCGTGCTTAGATAATAGAATCCCGGGGTTACATCGCCAGATGTGGCAGTATTATAAACCAATTCAGAAGCCGTTCCTGTTAAAACGGTTACCGTTGTTGTGTTAACTAAAGCGACTCTTGGAATCAATAAACCTTCGTTCGTAGAAGTTATATCTAATGCACCGTTGGGAGCGGTTGTGCCAATTCCAACTTGTGCCTGAACACTGTTTATAGATGAAATAATAAATAATGTAGCGAGTAATATTTTAATGTTTTTCATAACTTTTTTTGTTTTCACTTGTCGTGACATGCTGTCTTTAGCGTGCTTTGATTAATGAATAAATAGGGAAATCAACAAATTAAAAAATACCTCTCAGTGAAGAGAGGCATTTTTAATCTGATATTTTAGAAACTTATTGTTTCACCACTCTCACAGTTCTCGTTTCTTCACCTTGTGTTACAATCATATTGTAAACTCCCGATGGATAACGGTCACCAAATTGGTAGTTAGTAACTTCGCTTGCATTTACTTCTTTTACTTCTAAAAGTCTTCCTGCCATGTCATACACAGTCAAGCTCACTTTTTCAGTGTTGGAAGTTCTTACATCAACAGCAAAACTGTTTGCAAATGGGTTTGGATAAGCCACTACTTTGAAATCAGTTGGTAAGTTGATCGTTTCTTCAGTTTTAACTAAATTTGATCTTAGACCACCACCTGGCACTAGAATATTACAATCTTTTCCTGGATAGAAATAACCGTAAATCTCAACTTCTACTGTTACCGAATAGTTACCACCCGGCGTTAAAGTCTGCAATGCATTAAAGTTACTCAACCTAAAGAATCGTGCTGATGTAGTGTATACTTGGTTATAGCTAACACCATCACTTAACGTGAAACGATATTGTGTTGCTCCCGTTAATGGTGTAGCATAAATTGGTGTGTTTAGTGCGGCTGGTGCAATACCTTCTTCACCTCCACAACCATCTATTGCTGCCTCTGGGGCCTCTGGTGTATATACAGAACATATTGCTCCGTAATTAGACCAATCCTCTATTCCATTTACATTTGCTTTTACTCGAACACGAACTTGATATTCCGAAGCATAAACATACTGAATTCCGCTTAACAAGGTTAATTTGAAATTGTTTACCGAGCGTTCGATTGTAGTTGTTTCAACAGCTACTCCGCCTTCCATACGACTTACTTCAAATTCATATCCTGTGGATGAAACTACTGTAGTAGCATAGATAGTAGATTGT
Coding sequences within it:
- a CDS encoding beta strand repeat-containing protein; its protein translation is MKNIKILLATLFIISSINSVQAQVGIGTTAPNGALDITSTNEGLLIPRVALVNTTTVTVLTGTASELVYNTATSGDVTPGFYYLSTATGPWIRLATGGSGWQITGNTDIVNNVNFMGTGAGNNVDVAFRRNNVAAGKISATSTSFGVGALTAGATSNSIAFGNNALVLNTGANNVAVGTAALTTNVTGIQNTGIGNSALTLNTGSANSALGFEALRSNSIGNNNTGIGFEALRSNTTASNNTGIGFQALRSNSTGTSNTAVGFQAGENTTSSSNTSLGFQAHQMNTTGNQNVAIGERSLGRNSGSQNTIIGFEAMFGTTSSSNNSTAVGYHALFSNSGASNTAVGWNASQGGTTAINNTAMGAGSLNNNTTGSRNTAVGRDAGFAATSSDGTFIGFNAGAYSTGTQNTAVGANALDENAATARNVAIGYNALTSTTASNNTAVGHSALQTVGAGSGNVALGYQAGFAETGSNKLYISNSNTSPTTSLIYGEFAPTRILRTNSTFQIGDPTTTGYQFPVARGADTQLLQTNAAGVLSWVNPSVLAVTEIDPQVSSVTNNAIPKWNGTTLLDGIITDNGTSVTIAGNTTTTTLQMTNGATANYILQSDAAGNGTWVQNPLNTLSLVRVNLGGSNQVLTAPAPLGTWEKINFSTEVFDTSAEFAGGTFTATKAGFYQINAGFHTNDQTNLQQYAIGVFVNGVLYQETSGNHTNLGEVSRNINCIVNLAIGNTVEIFVKNFISGVEINGFIGKTFFEIQQIR
- a CDS encoding IS110 family RNA-guided transposase, which gives rise to MIKKLLKQVAGIDVAQKELVITLGRIYEDFNIELFSYKVFKNSDSGIKSLVEWVNKQIDKELPIRYVMEATGVYHQKFAYHLVDNGCEVSIVLPNKISNYIRTLEQKTVTDKSCSQAIAQFGLERKLDRWTKPKSIYRELQQLTREREQIVQERSNIKNQIHAESVEAMPNERSLDRMKKRIVLLNLQEKEIKKEINEITKADLQVSNIIKRVTSIPGVGELTAVTVLAETNGFELIRNKSQLTSYAGLDVKEKQSGTSVKGKPRISKKGNRFLRKSLHLPALSAVKWDENFKSVYARLVSKHGIKMKALVAVQRKLLELIYILFKNETVYDKEYITKNSVQTQMV